Sequence from the Megalops cyprinoides isolate fMegCyp1 chromosome 9, fMegCyp1.pri, whole genome shotgun sequence genome:
TCTTTTAAAAACCTATTATCTTACTCCTCCTCCCGTCCATTTTGTgtctaaaaagaaaatactgaccCCTTATGGGGAACCTGGGTAAATGACTCATGGAATCGActgattttactttttctttttcaaatgtgtgttatttgttAAGAAATTAAGCTTTACAAGTTAGACAGCCATGATTAACCAAACACCTGAATGTTAGTTACTGGATATTGGTTCATATTCCCACAGTTTATATTTAGtccctttttaaaatggtcatCCTCTCATTTCAATAATGGGAATCGTAATATTCTATCCACTGCGTTACAGTGTCACCACACAGCCCTCATCCAGGGTCACCAGGTGGCCGCACTTTGTGTTTTAACCTTTTAAGCTGCTGCATTCTGTGTGCGTAATCCAGCCATGTCCCGCTGCATCCTCAGCCCTGCATGCAAAGCCTGGAGACCCTGAACCTGGGCCACAACTCGGTGGGCAACGAGGGCGTCCACAAGCTGAAAGACGGGCTCATCGGGAACCGCTCGGTGCTCCGGCTGGGCCTGGCCTCCACCAAACTGTCCTGCGAAGGTGAGCCGCGTGTGCCTGTGCCGTGTTGTTTCGTTGCCTGTGTTGGCGGCAGACATGGTGCACTGAAATTGACTGGCGTCCCCCCCCAGGCGCGGTGGCGGTGGCGGAGTTCATCGCGGAGAGCCCCCGGCTGCTCCGGCTCGACCTGCGCGAGAACGAGATCAAGACCGGCGGTCTGATGGCCCTGTCCCTGGCCCTGAAGGTCAACACCTCCCTGCTGCGCCTCGACCTGGACCGCGAGCCCAAGAAAGAGACCGTAAGAGAGCCGCGCAGGGCGGGGACCCGGGGGGGTGTAGTGTGGAAGGTTGTGGGGATGTCTGTCAGTTGGCACCAGGAAGTTTCAACAGGGTTGTTGTCAGTAGAAGAGATCTAGGGAGGCAGGTGAAGGAAGTGGGTTGATctgttaaccctttcgtacgtgACTTTgaattttatgctatgtagtgcgctCCTTccgttacatggtttgttatgttttcatttcaccGCCGCCTTTGCTAaactttgtaatgttaaatcactgtttccttaAAGCTAATGTTGGCtaaaatttttccaatctaatgttctaatcgcaccagtttgACTGTACGCACAAAAGGGTTAATAGTGGgatcaaatgtgttttgagaCCCACAGCATTCACCTCAGAAATTGCATGACATGCTTGACTGCTCAAACTGTGGAGTTTGAATAACATTCCTGCTAATTTCAACCCACATTTCAGTCTCTGCATTCATGTTTGCACGCCTGACAGGTGAAGAGCTTCATCGAGACACAGCGCGCCCTGCTGGCCGAGATCCAGAACGGCTGCAAGCGCAACTTCATCCTGGccaaagagaaagaggagactGAGCAGAAGATGCGCCTGTCCGCCTCCATGCCAGAGATCACGGccggggaggaggaggacccAGAGCAGGCCGCTGCGGGCGCGGCCGGAGAGGGCCAGCAAGCCGGCAccgaggaaggagaggaggggacagaggagcGGAATGAAAATGAGCAAGGAGGgagccaggaggaggaggaggaggaggagacaccTAGTGGCCTTGCGGAGTCAGACTCCGATacagatgaggaggaggaggaggaggacacgGTGGTGGGAGCCACAGCAAGCCTAGCGAAGgcccccccagctccccagcCCAGCGTTACCCCCCAGCCCCACTGCGCACCGCAGATGCCACCGCCTGCCGTCCCGGCCTCACCTGCGGGACCGGCCGCCGCCTCGGGGATCACGGTTTCGGAATCCCCTGTGCCTCCAGGCACTCCGCCGTCGCCCGGCAGGTGCATCTCGGTGTCGAGCCCGGGAAGGGGGCATAAAATCTTCATGGTGACCCGAGTGGAGAGCCCACcggaacagcagcagctgaggaTTCCAGAAAAGAAGGAGCcggagaagcagcagcagcaggggacAGGGCAGCCCTTGGCCCAACCACAGGTGGTACCAGCTCctgagaaacaaacagcatctccacagacacagacaccaccAACACAAGAGGTTAGTCAGAGTCCCAAAgaaccacagcagcagcagactgtCCAGCCACAGGCAGAACCTAGTCAGGGGCTTAATCAGCAAGTGGCTGTAGAGAAACAGTCACATTCAACCGTCGTGCAGGAGGCGGAAGGGAAGGAGCAGCAGGACAAGGAAAGGGTGGAGGTGAAGAAACAGGAGCCGCAGCTGGAggagacacagaaaaaacaggaaCTGTCCCAAACAGACTCAGATCTGCCTCAGAAGGAACAGCAACTGTCCCAGACAATTACAGAGCTGCTTCAGGTAGAACACGAACTGTCCCAGGCAAACAAAGAGCCACCACAGCTGGAAAAGGATTTATCCCAGGCAGAAACAGAAGCGCCTCTGATAGAAAATAAGCTGTCCCAAACAAATACAGAGCAGCCTCAGCAGGAACAGAAACTGTCTCAAACAAGTACAGAGGAGCCACACGTGGAACAAGAACTCTCCCAGACAAACAAAGAGCCGCCGCAGGTGGAACAGGAACCGtcccaaacaaacaaagaacTGCAGATGGATTTGGAGCTACCCCAAACACACTCTGAGGTGGAACATGAACTTTCCCAAACAGACTCCGAGAGGTTGCAGGAAGAACAGAAACTGTTGCAAACAAACCCAGAGGAGACGCAAACAGACCAGAAACTGTCCCAAACAAACAGTGAACAGGTGCAGATGGGAGAGGAGCTGCCCCAAACGAATTCAAAGGAGCTgctccaaacaaacacacagctacacacagacCAGAAACTGTCGCAAACgaacacagaggagcagcaggtggTACAGGAACTGTCGCAGACCACCGCGGACCAACACAAGCTGCAGTCAGGGCAGGCCCAGAAACTGCCCCGGACAAACccagagaggctgcaggagaAACGAGAACTGTCCCAGACAAACCCAGAAAAGCTGCAGGAGGAACGGGCACTGCCCCAGACAAACccagagaggctgcaggaggaaCGGGAACTGCCCCAGACAAACCCAGAGAGGCTGCAGGATGAGCAGGAACTGTCCCAGACAAACccagagaggctgcaggagaAATGGGAACTGTCCCAGACAAACCCAGAAAAGCTGCAGGAGAAACGGGAACTGTCCCAGACAAACCCAGAGAGGCTGCAGGATGAGCAGGAACTGTCCCCAGCCAACACACCGGAGCTGCAGTTAGGGCTGGACCAGCAACGCTCGGAAACGGACAAAGAGCCGCTGCGGCAGCCACAGCCAAAGGAGAATCGGGCAGAGACTGAGCGGCCGAGCCCAGTGGCGGAGCAGCGAGCGGATGAAGCACGACAGCTCTGTCAGGAACCATCGCTACAGCCGTCACACccggagctgcaggaggagcagcagcaggcctcGCTGGATCTGCAGCCAACGGTGACCCCTCCCGGGTCCTCACCAGCCACACTTCCTCCAGGGACAGTGCAGGAGGAGGCCGCTAAAGAGAGTCCCCACGCGGAAGCGGACCGTGGCTCCGCGTCCGCGGCGGTGGGGCGGGCGGACGACCTGGTAGACTGCGTGCTGGGGGAAACCGATAGCGCCACAGTAGCGTCCACCCTGCCCAACGGTCTGAAGCCCGAATTCGCCTTGCACCTGCCGGACCCTGAGGGGCCCAAGCCTGGTAGCTGTATTGTAGAGCATGGTAAGTGGTATCTGTACGGTCCTGTCTTTGAGCAGGGAGGGCTTTAGTCCTTTCCAGTAGTGAGGATTGTATTATGTGATTAGCTTGTAGCTGTTTATATTTCATCTGCCATCATTCAGACATAATAAGCTGAAATTATTGTCAGGAGCATTGTTGGGAGAGTAATTGTTTGTTCCATaacattatgtatttgtttactagGCACTTCCAGAGCTTCTTACAAAGCTTAGAGTTTTATCTCATACCTCATTTACTCATATGACTGGATAGTTACTCTAGCAATTCAAGAGAAGCACCTTCCTCAAGGGTTTAAAGGTACTGGCCCATCAGAGACTCTAACCtgctatactacactgccacactgctgtgggAATACACAGCCTCGTTCTGACGCtctccgtctgtgtgtgtgtgtggtgtggctGTGCATGCCCTCGCCCCTGCCGTAGGCGTTCCGTCTGAGCTGTCTGTCTTCACAGTGAGCGTGGCGGCGGAGCTGAGCTGTGGGcaggacctggaggagctgctgcgTGAGGCAAGCCtggagacggggagagaggcGCCGTGACGCTGACGGTAACCCCGCCTCCCGCACCCTCACAGCaccgtctcacacacacacacacacacacacacacacacacacacacacacacataagacaGATATGTGTGCCAGCCAGATATATATAAGCCAACAAGTATGTGAATGCATGCGTGCCCGCGCACGCGCACACTTGTGTACGTGCATGTACACCCACATACGTACATATACACAACATGAAtgccaaacaagcaaaatgcaCACAGGTTCCCCAGGTGCACACATCCGGCTGTATCGTCATAATCAAAGAGAACCGTGTTTCACAACAGTCTCTCACGCCTGGCCtagttttacatgttaatgtTTAATCTGTACACGTATGTAGTCAATTAgtgccgtgtttcccaaccctgctcctggaggcacactgtcctgcatatcttctatgtatccttcctgcttgactaaatcaggtgtgctcagctaatcaaaagtgccactgatgagttcagtcaggtaggtagagcagggatagatagaagatatgcaggacggtgtgccttcaggagcagggttgggaaacgctgaatTAGTGTATGTCCCATGTGAGTTATTGATGTTATGTGTCAACCCAGTTGATAGGTATGCTTGCAGTACACTTACAGCTGTGATGAAGAGCATTTTTATCAAATCTGACATCTTGAGAAGTCCTGGAGTCTCCATTGCTTCTCTGTCCGGGTGAATGGCTGTGGTCTGCAGACATTCACATGTACAGATTTATTTGTCTGTCTTCTTTCAGGCCTCTGTCTGTGCATATTACAGTCAGCAGAATGTGCTGGCAAGcctgatgctgctgttgaaagCTGGTTTTGAAAGGCTTATAAGCCCTTCACAGCACAAAGTTGCACAAACActactttttcagttttgttacGTGTCAGATGTACAGagaaaatatgattatttttaatgctgGGCACTATCTTTGAAGCCTGTTGTTCAGATTTAGTTTAGCTGTTTGTTGTGAGGGGTGGTTCCAGTTTCTGAcacatctctctgtttcttcttctccaCAGGGGTCCTTCAGGCCAGAGGAACTCAGTGTCCTGGGTCATCCTCAAAATTTGCCCGCTTAGCTTGTagctcctttatttttttttttttttgtctccctcaTCACTCTTACAACCCCACCACCTTCTACATATGAAGACTGAAGTGCTAAAGAGTTTTTCACGTAAAAAAATTACTCATagtaataaatcaataaaaaaggaaataaagaaaCACAACTTTAACGTCACCGCAACCCATGCATCCGCTGCAGCCGCTAGGACGCTCGTGAAACATTGCAAAGAACAACTGTGGAATAGCGTATGAAAGGAAAGGATCACGCTCGTGTATATCACTACATTCCCTCTACCGAGATACCAGAGGATCAGCTGGTGCCGGGAGGTCAACAGcaggatgagagagagtgagacagagagaggaggtggagggagaggaaggtaTCCAACCAAAGACCTCCGCACCCTCCGCTCcatccctctctgcctctgccacaGTGTGTAGGACTGTGTCAGCGAGAGTGTGAACAGACACAGCTCACCTGGACGCTGCCCCCTCATGGACTCTGGAATTATTGCAAAGGGGAGAGGGTGAACCTGCGATGAAGGGTATGTTGGTGTGGAGCTGGAGGTCCCTGCTGGTTGTGACTGTGCCAGCCACTGCAGTGGCACCTCGTTGTGGACTAATTATATGCACACGTGTCGCAGTTTGCTGGTGAGCTGGGGAGGGAATCAGGACGACCGTTACTTATGTGTCACACTATTTTGtctcctgttaaaaaaaaaacctctgccaAAGCAAACTTTTGGTCCTTTTTATTTAGGATTTTCCCCTTCTGGAGCTACTCTGCTCTGGAATACCTGAATTGCCCTGCATCTGTCTGAAGCCTCCTGGATTCCCACAGAATATTACGGAGTACCCAAGTCATTCTGGCAACCGCCTTGTGACCCTTCCCAGAAATCTGGTGAATCTTGAAGAGGCTCCCTTGTGTGACAACGGCACTCATAGTAGAGGAATACTGTTTCGTTGTTTGAATCCTCTTAATGTCACAGAGCTCTCCCTCTTCTGGTTCTCTAATGTAAAGATAGGCGGATCTCAGTCGAGGGGAAGGCTGGAGAGTATTCTGAGGAAAACGGGGGAAGCCGCCTGCTCTGTGGagtttctcgctctctctctctctctctctagcgcTCTCGCTCAGTCTTCCGCTGGCACTGTGCCGCACACCATCACCCAAACACTGACAAATGAAGACGGGATAAAGAAACTGCCTTCAGATCGACTCTGACCTTTTTGTCTCTTCATTTTTGCTGCTTTGAGGAATCACAGTcggttgtatttattttatagcttTATCTGCCTTTTTGGGGACATTTCCCTCTTTTATTAGTTCTTTTTCTTGgggtttgcttttaaaaatttcCCCCTCGGTGTACATTTTCTGATTCAAAAGAGAgctgtgatttgttttcttttttcggggggtagggtggggggggggggggggttggcagggGGTAAATTGTAAAGGGGAGTAATTGAATGGGGCAGGGCGTGGATGGGTCTagttattaaaaaataacagggCTGTAGGTGCAAATAATAGAGTTTTGGGGGGCGCATGTGACTCTCACTGCGATATTACGGGGGACTATCTGAAAGAATATCCACAAAGTGACTAAAATATAACAGCACtacattcattcaaattaaaGACCACCCAGTGTGATGGGTTTAGGGTTATCTCTATACCACAGGCTTTGGGGAAGAAATACAATAGACTCAACAGGCTAGATTCAGCTTAAACCTCATCCTGTCTTCTTAATAGCCGCAGTACAGAGAATGTGAGAATTGCGGCGACCCTCTGGGAGGACGCTGCCCACCCCAGGCTTTTAATGTCCAGTAAGCAAACAGGTCAGAGATGTGACtgattcccagcatgcattgtcAACAGCAAATCCAGTCCCCTTGTCTTCTGTCGTTCTCCTGTTCTCATACCAACCCATCCTTGATGGCTGTGCGAGGCAAATCGACCATCACTGTGAACCAATGGGCAAACAGGGTGCTTTCAAAAGGCCCCGGCCAAGTTGCGTCCTAGGTTTTATCGGGCCACACCAACAACTCCCCTTCTGGGTGAGGTATAACGTGTGTAGTTCTTGAAGGACCTTGCCAGGGAAGGGGAGGTGACAGAAAGGTGGATACTGTCTGATTTTAATTACGGAGTGTCTGAGGGGAGGAAAGGACGAGGCGCCTGCTTTCCGAAGGAAACGAAGGGGAAGTTACAATGGCAACCGTTACTGcccgctctccctctgtctggtCCGAACGTGGTTAAACTGTAGAGTCTGTAGCGCTGGCCCATCTGAGCCCGCTTGTTCTGTGTGGGGAGGTGGGTTAGTGTCGGGGTTGGCTGGGTCCAGCCGTGCGCTCTGACACTCTGGCTTTAGTTCCCGCAGGCCGGGGGCACGCAACTGACACAGTGATCGTCTGAGCCAAGACTCAGTTTGCCTCGCACAAAGAGGTCCGAATCACACCAAAAACTGTGCACTACAAAGACTCTATctcaaaatatgaatgtatattttccacaaatgttcttttttttcctgtttttaagaACAGTTTTCCTACACAACTCATGTAAAGCTGAAAGTGAATATGAGGGAATGGAAtgggtttgggttttttttttttcttctccgcaatgtgctctgtgttgctgtgaggGAGGCGACGGGGGACTGACCGTAAGGGGGGTCTAAGGCCCTGGTGTGGGGAAATGGGTGGGGCTAAAGGGGAAGGGGTGAGGATGTTTAAGTCGGGTTGGGGTGCAGGAACTCTGTCAAAGCCAAGGCCTTGTGTGTGCTGGTATGCCTTGTAACTAATATTACCAATACAGCTGAATATCGTCTTATGCTCATGTCACATTGATAACTTCTTGTGTTTGCAGTTGGATGTCAGTTCTGGACCATATGTAAGCCCTGCGGTGGAATTCTCCTCCCACCTGTAGGAGTCACCATCATCGATTGGCCTGCTAGATATCACTGGGTTTAGTTCCCCACTGAAAAAGTTCATCAAAGAAGGAAAGCCTGAGCAGCAATCAGGTCCTGTCCACGTTGTTACAGCAGATCTGTGCTCTGTTCCATGAGACTTCAGACCACAGAGCTTAAGGCATAAATGGATCCAGAAGGGGACAGTTGTGGATCAGATCTAAGCTTGTGGGGCTCTACACCATGTTGGGGGTACGGTGCAGACATGGGTGCAAGGCAGACCTGACATTTCCTGTAAGAATGTGCTCTGTAAATGAAACCACATTGTCCCTGTTGGCGTTTTATCACACTGCAGAGCTTCAGTTTGGGCCAGCCCTGACACTGACGTTAGACTGACTCTGCAGACTTCTCATTGGCTTCATGTTTACCTTGCACTCGCTTTTTGCCATAGTAATCCAAGCTCAGAGGAAGCAGTAGGTGCATACATGTTCTCCAGTTTCCGGGCTTACCCTTAGGATAAGTTGGGGCAGAGCTTCTTAACACTAAAGTCTATTCATTAGTTAAGGGAATAATTGCAATGTGGAATACATGGCAGCGTTAGGCATCTGGGCTCTGTCTTTTTAGTGCAATATGTTTATCAGGGAGTTGTGTTTGCTTGAGACGACACAATGGTGGGGGGTTAGATTGCAGACTAAATCAGTCACAGGAGCCTGCAGTACTCAGAGGCACTTGAAAAATCTGTCTTTTctctggatgtttttttgttctgctttgtttcgttttaatttgttttaatctcGTATTGACTGTGCTTGCTCTTCCTGTCCATAAGATGGGTATGTTGACGGACGGCTTCGTCCTTGTGCTCCACCTGTCTTTATAGAAGTGTTGAAGGTGTACAGACCGGCCCCCTCGTTGCCCCCACCACCAAGGCAGGACAGAGTGCATACTGGGACTAGACGACCTCCACACAGGGGAGGTCTGTTCCGCTGAAATCACGTGCCCTGTTGATAACACAGGCCAAACTGATCAAGATGCGATACCATCATTGAGAACACCCAGGGGACCTCTAGACCCTCGGGACAAGTTTTGTCGCAGAGGGGGAGGTTGCAATTCTCTGTAACACTAATTCTACTTGGACAGACTTCAAAGGCAAATGAGTACCCAAATCAAAGAAGAAACGCAAGAGACTTTCTGATCTTCGATTTACAAAATCATATTATctcattcttttgttttcttcgTCACGGAATTTCCCAGACTgcatctctctgctccctgccaTCACTGACCCTGGCTGTGGCACTTGTAGGGGAGGCTTTCGGTGTGCGTACATGAGGCGCAAGGAAAAACGGACGTGGACATGCCATTGCTCCTCACCTCAACAGCATTGAGCCCTATGCGAAAGAAACGAGAGGTCTCCCCTAGCTACGGCTGCGTGGCGCATGTGTACTGTAGCATGTTTGAtcttgttctgtttgttttctccatCACTGACTGCAGTCAAAACTGAAGAGAGCGGGATGTTCTGGAACTAGTGTAGctaaacatcagaaaaaaaaataaaaaaaaaaataaggcagATTCATGTTGAAAAAGATCATTTGTTCAAACTGTAAAGATAATCAAACCCTCTCATAGCTATGCAAGTTCCTGCCTAGCCCCCAAACCCTTTATACAAAAGgcaaattgtaaatgttaaatcaaAGCAAAGTTTGACCAAAATAAAAGTGACCTTTGTTTTATTGGACCTCTACTTCAAAATGTCTAATCGGAATACAGCAGTTTCCCAGAAAGCCATTCATCCCCGCATCAAATTGACGTTACATGTAGCTTTCATCAGTAACAAGCCTGTGGGCTGTAATTTCAAAAGGATATTTTCACAGTATGTAGCAAGTGTTCGTGTTTTCTGGAGTCTCAGTGACCTTCAGAGGAAAAGACACCCTTCAGAGAAAAATTGAGACGCAACATTTTTTAGGCCTCATCAGTCATAGGGTGGGGATCATGGGTGAAACTTTGATAAACCTGCCATAAATGTAGAGTCTAGTAACActgctgtattttgtttgtttt
This genomic interval carries:
- the ppp1r37 gene encoding protein phosphatase 1 regulatory subunit 37, translating into MNSEEQVLDFCNAKTKKNINEDSTDCAEEIIPRNTVQMMDGDVVKLGVETQAVGTPVLAELNDRQGGDEEESAGDSLEAEEVNGNENSGAPCASQTASSDLDNGSSDHRCHESNPDSGPPESTFFTGDVGIGGDMDVGVDLTLDESGVLEPEPQPQEGGQSQEGSVPNVSSLAADALAQGTDTEESERPLNKEEDSLPSELPKVEASSPVSGLNECEKHKHGAKRVTFPSDEDIVSGAVEPKDPWRHAQNVTVDEILSAYKQACQKLNCKPIAKLLKQIQELKELTQRNECLDLKGEKLDYKACEALEEIFKRVQFKVVDLEQTNLDEDGASALFDMIEYYESATHLNISFNKHIGTRGWQAAAHMMRKTSSLQYLDARNTPLLDHSAPFVARALRISGSLAVLHLENAGLTGRPLMLLATALKMNMNLRELYLADNKLNGLQDSAQLGNLLKFNYNIQILDLRNNHIMDSGLAYVCEGLKEQRKGLVTLVLWNNQLTHNGMGYLAAALPCMQSLETLNLGHNSVGNEGVHKLKDGLIGNRSVLRLGLASTKLSCEGAVAVAEFIAESPRLLRLDLRENEIKTGGLMALSLALKVNTSLLRLDLDREPKKETVKSFIETQRALLAEIQNGCKRNFILAKEKEETEQKMRLSASMPEITAGEEEDPEQAAAGAAGEGQQAGTEEGEEGTEERNENEQGGSQEEEEEEETPSGLAESDSDTDEEEEEEDTVVGATASLAKAPPAPQPSVTPQPHCAPQMPPPAVPASPAGPAAASGITVSESPVPPGTPPSPGRCISVSSPGRGHKIFMVTRVESPPEQQQLRIPEKKEPEKQQQQGTGQPLAQPQVVPAPEKQTASPQTQTPPTQEVSQSPKEPQQQQTVQPQAEPSQGLNQQVAVEKQSHSTVVQEAEGKEQQDKERVEVKKQEPQLEETQKKQELSQTDSDLPQKEQQLSQTITELLQVEHELSQANKEPPQLEKDLSQAETEAPLIENKLSQTNTEQPQQEQKLSQTSTEEPHVEQELSQTNKEPPQVEQEPSQTNKELQMDLELPQTHSEVEHELSQTDSERLQEEQKLLQTNPEETQTDQKLSQTNSEQVQMGEELPQTNSKELLQTNTQLHTDQKLSQTNTEEQQVVQELSQTTADQHKLQSGQAQKLPRTNPERLQEKRELSQTNPEKLQEERALPQTNPERLQEERELPQTNPERLQDEQELSQTNPERLQEKWELSQTNPEKLQEKRELSQTNPERLQDEQELSPANTPELQLGLDQQRSETDKEPLRQPQPKENRAETERPSPVAEQRADEARQLCQEPSLQPSHPELQEEQQQASLDLQPTVTPPGSSPATLPPGTVQEEAAKESPHAEADRGSASAAVGRADDLVDCVLGETDSATVASTLPNGLKPEFALHLPDPEGPKPGSCIVEHVSVAAELSCGQDLEELLREASLETGREAP